In one window of Saprospiraceae bacterium DNA:
- the paaJ gene encoding phenylacetate-CoA oxygenase subunit PaaJ — MTTDIDIKKITAELETVLDPEVPVLTVMDLGIIRNVAIENGVVRVLITPTYTGCPAMQWIEMNIRAAIENLGYQVEIQTILTPPWTTDWMSESGKMKLKEYGIAPPVGKAGLNPEAFGEKAHVLCPRCSSQNTERISEFGSTACKALYRCLDCKEPFDYFKCH; from the coding sequence CTGACTACTGATATCGATATAAAAAAGATCACTGCAGAACTCGAAACTGTTCTCGATCCTGAAGTGCCCGTTTTAACGGTCATGGATCTGGGCATTATCCGAAACGTTGCCATTGAAAATGGAGTTGTCCGAGTCCTCATTACACCAACTTATACGGGATGTCCTGCAATGCAATGGATAGAAATGAATATCAGAGCGGCCATTGAAAATCTTGGATACCAAGTCGAGATCCAAACCATTTTGACTCCGCCGTGGACTACAGACTGGATGAGTGAATCGGGCAAAATGAAACTCAAAGAATATGGTATTGCCCCTCCGGTTGGAAAAGCCGGTTTAAATCCGGAAGCATTTGGAGAAAAGGCCCATGTTTTATGCCCCAGATGTTCATCACAAAATACAGAACGCATCAGCGAATTTGGTTCGACCGCATGCAAAGCACTATACAGGTGTTTGGATTGTAAAGAACCATTCGATTACTTTAAATGTCATTAG
- a CDS encoding enoyl-CoA hydratase/isomerase family protein: MSSIELKIKAGLAIVTLTRPEVFNSFNREMALALLDVLDKLDLDNSVRCILLTGSGKAFCAGQDLQEVMDPEGPGLEKILNEHYNPIIKKLRTVSKPVVAAVNGVAAGAGANIALACDVVVASENAGFIQAFSKIGLIPDSGGTFFLPRLVGWQRASALMLTGDRIMAQEAQQMGMIYKVFPDENFLEEAVSLAEKLCQMPTTALYQTRRLLNFSFSNNLDQQLEQELELQILCGGSYDYQEGVSAFIEKRKPDFKGH, translated from the coding sequence ATGAGCAGTATTGAATTGAAAATTAAGGCTGGACTGGCAATAGTCACATTAACCAGGCCTGAAGTATTTAATTCGTTCAACCGGGAAATGGCATTGGCATTGCTTGATGTTTTGGATAAACTGGATCTGGATAATTCTGTGCGTTGCATTTTATTGACCGGATCGGGAAAAGCATTTTGCGCTGGCCAGGATCTTCAGGAGGTAATGGATCCGGAAGGTCCGGGACTTGAAAAAATTCTCAACGAACATTACAACCCAATCATTAAAAAATTGCGCACCGTGTCAAAACCGGTCGTTGCCGCTGTAAATGGCGTGGCAGCCGGTGCAGGAGCAAATATTGCTCTGGCATGTGATGTTGTCGTTGCCAGTGAAAATGCAGGATTTATTCAGGCCTTTTCCAAAATCGGATTGATTCCGGATAGTGGTGGAACTTTTTTTCTGCCGCGCCTGGTCGGTTGGCAACGCGCATCTGCTTTGATGTTGACGGGAGATCGAATTATGGCTCAGGAAGCCCAGCAAATGGGTATGATTTATAAAGTGTTTCCTGATGAAAATTTTTTGGAAGAAGCGGTTTCTTTGGCTGAAAAACTTTGTCAAATGCCCACAACAGCCTTGTACCAAACCAGAAGGCTTTTAAATTTCAGTTTCAGCAACAACCTCGACCAGCAATTGGAACAGGAGTTGGAGTTGCAAATCTTGTGTGGTGGAAGTTATGATTATCAGGAAGGAGTCAGCGCTTTTATTGAAAAAAGAAAACCAGATTTCAAGGGACATTAA
- a CDS encoding 3-hydroxybutyryl-CoA dehydrogenase produces MHIGIIGAGTMGSGIAQLAAGAGHDVILVDVNDAVVRNAGAGIQKSLNRLVEKSKMTNQEAISIYGRIHFHNELNILKDSQFVIEAIVENLKIKKELFVQLENIVNPSCILASNTSSLSINALASALKIPSRFLGLHFFNPVPVMPLVELIPGLSSDRYAMDTVLECMQQWGKISVIAKDTPGFIVNRIARPYYSEALRIYEEGIADFATIDYAMTSIHGFKMGPFALMDFIGNDVNYAVTQSVWEACYFEPRYRPSITQRNLVSANWLGKKTGKGFYNYELELPLPDTQNKLLLSGIANRILYMLINEAVDAWYFGLASYEDIELAMTKGVNYPMGLLHWAKELGIQHCLSGMETLHNSYKEDRYRPSPGFLKLISDVHE; encoded by the coding sequence ATGCATATAGGAATTATCGGCGCAGGAACTATGGGTTCCGGAATTGCACAACTGGCTGCCGGTGCCGGTCACGATGTGATCCTGGTGGATGTCAATGATGCAGTGGTCCGGAATGCAGGTGCAGGCATTCAGAAATCACTCAACAGGTTAGTTGAAAAATCTAAAATGACCAACCAGGAAGCCATTTCAATTTATGGCAGAATTCATTTTCATAACGAATTGAATATCCTCAAAGATTCACAGTTTGTCATCGAAGCCATTGTAGAAAACCTGAAAATAAAAAAGGAGCTCTTTGTGCAACTCGAAAACATAGTCAATCCATCTTGTATATTAGCCAGTAATACTTCTTCTTTATCGATCAATGCGTTGGCTTCAGCATTAAAGATTCCTTCCCGGTTTTTGGGATTGCATTTCTTTAATCCGGTGCCTGTGATGCCATTGGTGGAACTGATTCCAGGTTTGAGTTCGGATCGATATGCAATGGATACAGTTCTCGAATGCATGCAACAATGGGGAAAGATCAGCGTGATTGCCAAAGATACTCCCGGCTTTATTGTAAACAGAATTGCAAGGCCATACTATTCAGAAGCTCTGCGGATTTACGAAGAAGGCATTGCAGATTTTGCAACCATTGATTATGCCATGACCAGTATTCATGGGTTTAAAATGGGACCCTTTGCTCTTATGGACTTTATTGGCAACGATGTGAATTATGCGGTAACACAAAGTGTATGGGAAGCTTGTTACTTTGAGCCGAGATACAGACCATCGATCACCCAGAGAAATCTTGTTTCTGCCAATTGGTTAGGCAAAAAAACCGGTAAAGGATTTTACAATTACGAATTGGAGTTGCCGTTGCCTGATACACAGAATAAATTATTGTTATCGGGTATTGCCAACAGAATTTTATACATGCTGATCAATGAAGCCGTAGATGCCTGGTATTTCGGACTTGCCAGTTATGAAGATATTGAATTGGCGATGACAAAAGGCGTTAATTATCCCATGGGATTATTGCATTGGGCCAAAGAGCTTGGCATACAACATTGTCTTTCAGGGATGGAGACTCTGCATAATTCTTACAAAGAAGATCGGTATCGTCCAAGTCCCGGATTTCTCAAATTGATCAGCGATGTTCATGAATAA